The following proteins are encoded in a genomic region of Streptomyces sp. SLBN-31:
- a CDS encoding glutamine synthetase family protein translates to MYVRSWSSPAAQGSVGRPSFVADHALWDDARTAAAERIEAALADIDLVRLVFGDPHGLARSKTLTAEAFRSVLRNGMNFSPGPFVFDTGHAVAVDFLGEHGIGVDEIAGAGNFILVPDPLTFQVLPGGDARTAWVIGDEYLRDGTPHPLSSRAVLRRVADRYAQHALAPVVGLEVEWYLTRRLDNEPGNTGNGFGLQGQAPRVTAVNAGYQFNLDAHYDTLAPLTDPLALHLLALGLPLRSMEHESGPGQVETTFSPMSALDAADAMLLFRTTVKNWCARRGHHASFMSKPLLDAADPSGWHLNQSVTDLTTNTNLFAADALCGGPSPQGKAYAEGLLSFARELCLVSVPTVNGYRRLAAEHTLAPTRLGVSQEDRSAMLRLVGHGAGAHIENRIGEPCANPYLTIAAQLYAGLEGLTAQPAPAPGGQPATGGAPAADGAPAVVPQDLREALDAFRTGRAARLLGEPLAACLTKLKESELRRYQAWCLQAAPAPGQVTEWEQREYFGAY, encoded by the coding sequence ATGTACGTCAGGTCATGGTCCTCGCCCGCCGCCCAGGGCAGCGTCGGGCGGCCCTCCTTCGTGGCCGACCACGCCCTGTGGGACGACGCCCGCACCGCCGCCGCCGAACGGATCGAAGCCGCCCTCGCCGACATCGACCTCGTCCGCCTCGTCTTCGGCGACCCGCACGGACTGGCCCGCTCCAAGACCCTCACCGCCGAGGCGTTCCGCTCCGTGCTGCGCAACGGCATGAACTTCAGCCCCGGCCCGTTCGTCTTCGACACCGGACACGCCGTCGCCGTCGACTTCCTGGGCGAGCACGGCATCGGCGTCGACGAGATCGCCGGCGCCGGCAACTTCATCCTCGTGCCCGACCCGCTCACCTTCCAGGTGCTGCCCGGCGGTGACGCCCGCACCGCCTGGGTGATCGGCGACGAGTACCTGCGCGACGGCACCCCCCACCCGCTGTCCTCCCGGGCCGTGCTGCGCCGCGTCGCCGACCGCTACGCCCAGCACGCCCTGGCCCCCGTCGTGGGCCTGGAAGTGGAGTGGTACCTCACCCGCCGCCTGGACAACGAACCCGGCAACACCGGCAACGGCTTCGGCCTCCAAGGCCAGGCCCCGCGCGTGACGGCGGTGAACGCCGGCTACCAGTTCAACCTCGACGCCCACTACGACACCCTCGCCCCCCTGACCGACCCGCTCGCCCTGCACCTGCTCGCCCTGGGCCTGCCCCTGCGCTCGATGGAACACGAATCCGGGCCCGGCCAGGTGGAGACGACGTTCAGCCCGATGTCCGCCCTGGATGCCGCCGACGCCATGCTGCTGTTCCGCACCACCGTCAAGAACTGGTGCGCCCGCCGCGGCCACCACGCCTCCTTCATGTCCAAGCCGCTCCTGGACGCCGCCGACCCCAGCGGCTGGCACCTCAACCAGTCGGTCACCGACCTCACCACGAACACCAACCTGTTCGCCGCCGACGCCCTCTGCGGCGGACCGTCCCCGCAGGGCAAGGCCTACGCCGAGGGACTGCTGTCCTTCGCCCGCGAGCTGTGCCTTGTGTCGGTGCCCACCGTCAACGGCTACCGGCGCCTGGCCGCCGAGCACACCCTGGCCCCCACCCGGCTCGGCGTCAGCCAGGAAGACCGCAGCGCCATGCTCCGCCTCGTCGGCCACGGCGCCGGCGCGCACATCGAAAACCGCATCGGCGAACCGTGCGCCAACCCCTACCTCACCATCGCCGCCCAGCTCTACGCCGGCCTCGAGGGCCTGACCGCCCAGCCCGCACCCGCCCCCGGCGGACAGCCGGCCACCGGCGGCGCCCCGGCGGCCGACGGCGCGCCGGCGGTGGTGCCGCAGGACCTGCGCGAGGCCCTCGACGCCTTCCGTACCGGACGGGCCGCCCGGCTGCTGGGCGAGCCCCTGGCCGCCTGCCTGACCAAACTCAAGGAAAGCGAACTGCGCCGCTACCAGGCCTGGTGCCTGCAGGCCGCCCCCGCCCCCGGGCAGGTCACCGAGTGGGAACAGCGTGAGTACTTCGGCGCCTACTGA
- a CDS encoding 4Fe-4S dicluster domain-containing protein has protein sequence MKKLASSAALSERAERIARRSRADNWKKPPRRIETSECITCDSCLRGCPAEFGAIFDLGLDVVIVPELCSGCPACVLECPVDCIYVDEEWTPTGDAMWNHIELTAESAA, from the coding sequence GTGAAGAAGCTTGCCTCGTCTGCCGCGCTGTCGGAGCGCGCCGAGCGCATCGCCCGGCGTTCGCGCGCCGACAACTGGAAGAAGCCGCCGCGGCGCATCGAGACGTCCGAGTGCATCACCTGCGACAGCTGTCTGCGCGGCTGCCCCGCGGAGTTCGGCGCCATCTTCGACCTCGGCCTGGACGTGGTGATCGTTCCCGAACTGTGCTCGGGCTGTCCGGCCTGCGTCCTGGAGTGCCCGGTCGACTGCATCTACGTCGACGAGGAGTGGACCCCCACCGGCGACGCGATGTGGAACCACATCGAACTCACCGCCGAGAGCGCCGCATGA
- a CDS encoding amidase, which translates to MTAHGVRHTTDLLRRGELSALEHTTAVLAAAREHDTLDAYVAIAGEEALRAAARADALIRELGADTWRTWPLLGVTVSVKDLLQTRDLPTVRGSLLPNDRPRQDAPAVARLRAAGAVIVGKTATSEYGWSACTLSRVAPPVRNPHDPRLSAGGSSGGAAAAVAAGLCDAALGTDGAGSIRIPAAFCGVVGYKPTLGRIPYVPNSADRLAHQGPLARTVAEAALLARVMAGPHPADPDSALGSLDAPRAARTLRIGWIDYDITTDEVRRVAAQARLALIAQGHRVRDVEVRCERLYPALVDLLAASEAAGARPEDDQWADPGRLEVIRYGRTLSGADVIRAEEVRQNLRATLRTVMDRYDVLAMATVPVEPFAYDAVGPPWAADPGDLRWLAWAPASYPFNMTGQPALSLPAGRTSAGLPVGVQLVGPVGGDDLVLALAGRLEADLGTPLPPPARALQPAAAH; encoded by the coding sequence TTGACCGCGCACGGTGTCCGCCACACCACAGACCTCCTCAGGCGGGGCGAGCTGAGCGCTCTGGAGCACACCACCGCTGTCCTGGCCGCCGCCCGCGAACACGACACCCTGGACGCCTACGTCGCCATCGCGGGCGAGGAGGCGCTGCGCGCGGCCGCGCGCGCCGATGCGCTCATCCGCGAACTGGGTGCCGACACCTGGCGCACCTGGCCGCTGCTGGGCGTCACCGTCTCCGTCAAGGACCTGCTGCAGACCCGCGACCTGCCCACCGTGCGCGGCTCGCTGCTGCCCAACGACCGGCCCCGCCAGGACGCCCCGGCCGTGGCCCGGCTGCGCGCCGCCGGCGCCGTCATCGTCGGCAAGACCGCCACGTCCGAATACGGCTGGAGCGCCTGCACCCTCTCCCGCGTCGCCCCGCCCGTGCGCAACCCCCACGACCCGCGCCTGAGCGCGGGCGGCTCCAGCGGCGGCGCCGCCGCCGCGGTGGCCGCCGGCCTGTGCGACGCCGCCCTGGGCACCGACGGCGCCGGATCCATCCGCATCCCGGCCGCGTTCTGCGGCGTCGTCGGCTACAAACCCACCCTGGGCCGCATCCCGTACGTGCCCAACAGCGCCGACCGGCTCGCCCACCAGGGCCCCCTGGCCCGCACCGTCGCCGAGGCCGCCCTGCTCGCCCGCGTCATGGCCGGCCCCCACCCCGCCGACCCCGACTCCGCGCTCGGCTCCCTCGACGCCCCCCGCGCCGCCCGCACCCTGCGCATCGGCTGGATCGACTACGACATCACCACCGACGAGGTCCGCCGCGTCGCCGCACAGGCCCGCCTGGCCCTCATCGCCCAGGGCCACCGGGTGAGGGACGTCGAGGTGCGCTGCGAGCGCCTCTACCCCGCGCTCGTCGACCTCCTGGCCGCCTCCGAGGCGGCCGGCGCCCGCCCCGAGGACGACCAGTGGGCCGATCCCGGCCGCCTGGAGGTGATCCGCTACGGGCGCACCCTTAGCGGCGCCGACGTCATCCGCGCCGAAGAGGTCCGCCAGAACCTGCGCGCCACCCTGCGCACCGTCATGGACCGCTACGACGTCCTGGCCATGGCCACCGTGCCCGTCGAGCCGTTCGCCTACGACGCCGTCGGCCCGCCCTGGGCGGCCGACCCGGGTGATCTGCGGTGGCTGGCCTGGGCGCCCGCCTCCTACCCCTTCAACATGACCGGCCAGCCCGCCCTGTCCCTGCCCGCCGGCCGCACGTCGGCCGGCCTGCCGGTGGGCGTGCAACTGGTCGGCCCCGTCGGCGGCGACGACCTGGTCCTGGCCCTGGCCGGGCGCCTGGAGGCCGACCTCGGCACACCGCTGCCGCCCCCCGCAAGGGCCCTGCAGCCCGCCGCCGCCCACTAA
- a CDS encoding methyltransferase, which yields MPLPPARVVRVVEGVRAALQRLVRKLAPAPFSLLEMVQGAMLSQAIYAAAQLRVAEALQGGPLPVAEVAERVGAHPDTLHRLLRLLASNGIFTERKDGRFALSPMATALLEDAPMSMRGIAVLMGHPIHWEDWSHFVDAVRSGEPSLPKLRGMTAFEFLQAKPEYGEVFMKGMGAMSATETEPILAAYDFSPYGTVVDFCAGRGELLAGILNKAPGVRGILADPRVADSGAADYLAEQQVADRCEVVAADLFGPVPKGGDAYVLKHIVHDWPKEQVLEILRNVRAAMRPDGRLLLMEMVVPDKPNAAHASKLVDLWLMLLVGGQERTTGQYAQLLAEAGFHLERVVPTAGAISVVEASVR from the coding sequence ATGCCGCTGCCGCCCGCCCGTGTCGTGCGAGTCGTCGAAGGCGTACGCGCCGCTTTGCAGAGGCTGGTGCGCAAGCTGGCCCCCGCACCGTTCTCGCTGCTGGAGATGGTGCAGGGCGCCATGCTCAGCCAGGCCATCTACGCCGCCGCGCAGCTGCGCGTGGCCGAGGCGCTGCAGGGCGGTCCGCTGCCCGTCGCGGAGGTCGCCGAGCGGGTCGGCGCCCACCCCGACACCCTGCACCGGCTGCTGCGGCTGCTCGCCTCCAACGGCATCTTCACCGAGCGCAAGGACGGCCGCTTCGCGCTGAGTCCGATGGCAACGGCGCTGCTGGAGGACGCGCCGATGTCGATGCGGGGCATCGCGGTGCTCATGGGGCATCCCATCCACTGGGAGGACTGGTCGCACTTCGTCGACGCGGTGCGCTCGGGGGAGCCGAGCCTGCCCAAGCTGCGCGGCATGACGGCCTTTGAGTTCCTTCAGGCCAAGCCGGAGTACGGGGAGGTGTTCATGAAGGGCATGGGCGCGATGTCCGCCACCGAGACCGAACCGATCCTGGCCGCCTACGACTTCTCCCCGTACGGCACGGTCGTGGACTTCTGCGCCGGGCGCGGCGAGCTCCTCGCGGGCATCTTGAACAAGGCGCCGGGCGTGCGGGGCATCCTCGCCGACCCGCGGGTGGCCGACAGCGGGGCCGCCGACTACCTCGCCGAGCAGCAGGTCGCCGACCGGTGCGAGGTGGTGGCCGCCGACCTGTTCGGGCCGGTGCCCAAGGGCGGGGACGCCTACGTCCTCAAGCACATCGTGCACGACTGGCCCAAGGAGCAGGTCCTGGAGATCCTGCGCAACGTCCGGGCGGCGATGCGGCCGGACGGCCGGCTGCTGCTGATGGAAATGGTCGTACCGGACAAGCCCAACGCCGCGCACGCCTCCAAACTGGTCGACCTGTGGCTGATGCTCCTTGTGGGCGGCCAGGAGCGCACCACCGGACAGTACGCGCAGCTGCTGGCCGAGGCGGGCTTCCACCTGGAGCGGGTGGTGCCCACCGCGGGCGCGATCTCGGTGGTGGAGGCCAGCGTCCGCTGA